Proteins encoded by one window of Anopheles maculipalpis chromosome 2RL, idAnoMacuDA_375_x, whole genome shotgun sequence:
- the LOC126558488 gene encoding cathepsin B-like: MLFHLVLVAFVAIGQTSAAKAGFGKKYALSSKFIEEINTKATTWRAGYNFHPDTSLTYIRGLMGVHPDADKFREPELLHELNDGDDLPENFDAREQWPNCPTIREIRDQGSCGSCWAFGAVEAMSDRVCIASGGKVHFRFSAEDLVSCCHTCGFGCNGGFPGAAWSYWVHKGLVSGGPFGSNMGCQPYAIAPCEHHVNGTRPSCEGEGGKTPKCLKKCQDSYNVPYQKDKRYGARSYSIARHEEQIQKEIMTNGPVEGAFTVYEDLLHYKEGVYQHVTGKMLGGHAIRILGWGVENDTKYWLIANSWNSDWGDNGFFKILRGEDHLGIESSISAGLPKL; encoded by the coding sequence ATGTTGTTCCATCTAGTGCTCGTAGCGTTCGTCGCTATCGGCCAGACGAGTGCGGCAAAGGCCGGCTTTGGCAAGAAGTATGCACTGTCGTCGAAATTCATCGAAGAAATCAACACCAAGGCTACTACATGGCGTGCGGGGTACAATTTCCACCCGGACACTTCCCTCACGTACATTCGCGGCCTGATGGGCGTTCACCCGGATGCGGACAAATTTCGTGAGCCCGAACTACTGCACGAGCTAAACGACGGGGACGATCTGCCGGAAAACTTTGACGCACGCGAACAGTGGCCAAACTGTCCTACCATTCGCGAAATCCGCGATCAAGGTTCGTGCGGTTCGTGCTGGGCGTTCGGTGCTGTTGAGGCTATGTCGGACCGTGTTTGTATTGCGTCGGGCGGTAAAGTTCATTTCCGTTTTTCGGCCGAAGATCTCGTTTCGTGCTGTCACACGTGCGGGTTCGGTTGCAATGGAGGATTCCCAGGTGCGGCATGGAGCTACTGGGTGCACAAGGGATTGGTCAGCGGTGGGCCGTTCGGATCGAACATGGGCTGCCAGCCGTACGCCATTGCACCGTGCGAACATCACGTCAACGGGACGCGCCCGTCGTGTGAGGGTGAAGGGGGCAAAACTCCCAAATGCTTGAAAAAATGCCAGGACAGCTATAATGTGCCGTACCAGAAGGATAAACGGTACGGCGCACGATCGTACTCGATCGCACGCCACGAGGAACAGATTCAGAAGGAAATCATGACCAATGGACCGGTCGAGGGTGCGTTTACTGTGTACGAAGATTTGCTTCACTATAAGGAGGGCGTTTATCAGCATGTGACGGGCAAAATGCTTGGTGGCCACGCGATTCGCATACTGGGATGGGGCGTTGAGAATGACACAAAGTATTGGCTTATTGCCAACTCGTGGAACAGTGACTGGGGTGATAATGGTTTCTTCAAGATTCTCCGAGGTGAGGATCATCTCGGCATCGAAAGTTCCATTTCGGCTGGGTTGCCCAAGCTTTAA
- the LOC126567256 gene encoding uncharacterized protein LOC126567256 yields MGFVTKYCVMIVHIHQPLTVLPDVSRSRSSAPLCGAMKKSHIVCLLVAAVSVHMRKTTAGLRGSTASATLPVRMVVSSAAHTDGKRTANASTSTTTTPAARADECNLGLRGSTDATMEGRETSAPSSILLSATSPLLTSPNTLGKKTLHTNGNSQSHVTSGTPVSLRPKGHYRSSSLENNPFHPHGSKPMVGLNIAQASFTGTLKSRREQKRISDFLNKQSTSASGFGATGSSGASSLTLVSTTREPQSESSLRKAHFENIREIFEKNNSKNAAAQQQHNPKSTKLAGHQLNATAAAMMAANVATASELANHGGSASTLGIPIDDKPPKIQSCSGILGKGKQVIRPIAFKPVPYKCNTPNYGAPLGGRLTELSDRYGSTPSLGPTMSLQYKFGSTTDLHHLQQQQQHGSSGSNGATPIASVGPCSSNGSMGSSFGTIGGSIMSNSYHQHYHHQYSTLMRKGSSTIPFKTYDSLESILKLPDSMVASYPNPSHGLYHQQEVLDMAPSPSDSGISELEAALRDRDSELAYLRQTMEHNEQVIFKVHQDKEKHWEQELNRLKAIHESRLRAGAQKVHKLEQLLMMQTFQLRQDKKRLQEDNARLQTGMAHAKDQTEQHKSELEQLQLSAKELKDQNGDLLDEIQMLRRIISDLKERLEESEWNLCQKNGEVALMKTQLKDAQAEISTKDHEIVQLKADMKLQNYDDISLKKSEIKKELDFDLEISQLNRIVIFKDQIIVLMNNEIQKLRKELSDISILRGYEGAPTGRYTRYKKKLELVAQKFEDPDRPRNDSNNNNHQTTNSNSSKKALQGPDSSDGERSEGKAASPSAVISSSDIIRNYFNSNSQLEMNKKLFLSSQICNYSDEDKSNIIDAYGSGKQVDMAEITLDLSSLLPNALTVVTQTPAEEITGPVADSYHQHSSSDDDYKSMTPTQEDHDQPEDEKGTAMSMQPIESVALKVAKRQQQDSASELERLNRELASCRECFEQERAKWADEKEKVLIYQRQLQKNYVEMCKRTQQLEEQLKTVRLELGHDTVESTNVERM; encoded by the exons ATGGGCTTTGTAACGAAGTACTGTGTCATGATCGTGCACATTCACCAGCCGCTAACGGTGCTGCCGGACGTCTCCCGATCGCGAAGCAGTGCACCGCTTTGTGGTGCCATGAAAAAAA GTCACATCGTTTGCTTGTTGGTTGCAGCAGTAAGCGTCCACATGCGCAAAACTACGGCAGGGTTAAGAGGTAGCACCGCTAGTGCTACGCTACCAGTTCGGATGGTG GTTTCCAGTGCCGCACACACCGATGGCAAGCGGACTGCAAATGCTTCTACCTCGACGACCACGACGCCGGCGGCGCGAGCAGACGAGTGCAATCTCGGCCTGAG AGGGAGTACTGATGCTACAATGGAAGGCAGAGAGACAAGTGCACCATCATCCATTCTATTGTCAGCCACTTCACCTCTTCTTACATCCCCCAACACACTGGGCAAGAAAACACTACACACAAATGGGAACTCGCAGTCCCATGTCACCTCCGGCACTCCAGTATCGCTCCGGCCGAAAGGCCACTATCGATCGTCTTCGCTGGAGAACAACCCGTTCCATCCGCACGGCAGTAAACCGATGGTAGGGCTAAACATTGCTCAGGCCAGCTTCACCGGTACGTTGAAATCTCGCCGAGAGCAAAAACGGATATCCGACTTTCTCAACAAGCAATCAACCTCGGCGTCGGGCTTCGGAGCGACTGGATCTAGCGGCGCTAGCTCGTTAACGCTCGTATCCACAACGCGAGAACCACAGTCTGAGAGCAGCCTGCGGAAAGCACACTTCGAGAACATCCgggagatatttgagaaaaacaacagcaaaaatgcTGCCGCTCAGCAACAGCATAATCCGAAATCGACCAAATTGGCAGGCCACCAGCTAAATGCTACCGCTGCGGCAATGATGGCGGCCAACGTCGCGACTGCCAGCGAACTTGCCAACCATGGTGGTAGTGCATCGACACTAGGCATACCGATCGATGACAAACCACCGAAGATACAGTCCTGCAGTGGTATTCTAGGAAAG GGCAAGCAAGTGATCCGTCCGATTGCCTTCAAACCAGTTCCTTACAAATGTAACACACCAAATTACGGTGCCCCGCTTGGTGGACGCCTGACGGAGCTTAGCGATCGGTACGGTTCGACACCGTCGCTCGGTCCTACAATGAGCCTGCAGTACAAATTCGGAAGCACCACAGATCTGCAccatctgcagcagcagcagcagcatggcaGTAGCGGAAGCAACGGCGCCACACCGATCGCATCCGTTGGACCGTGCTCTAGCAACGGATCGATGGGATCATCATTCGGTACGATCGGTGGCAGTATCATGAGCAACAGTTACCACCAACACTATCACCACCAATACAGTACCTTAATGCGTAAAGGATCCTCGACCATACCGTTCAAAACGTACGATAGTCTCGAGTCTATTCTGAAGCTGCCGGATAGCATGGTGGCGTCCTATCCGAATCCTAGCCATGG CCTGTACCATCAACAGGAAGTTCTCGATATGGCACCATCGCCATCGGATTCCGGCATATCTGAGCTGGAGGCTGCATTGCGGGATCGCGATTCTGAGCTAGCTTATCTTCGGCAAACAATGGAGCACAATGAACAAGTAATATTCAAAGTTCATCAG GATAAGGAGAAACACTGGGAACAAGAACTGAACCGATTGAAAGCGATCCACGAAAGTCGGCTACGTGCTGGAGCACAAAAGGTGCATAAGCTCGAACAGCTGCTCATGATGCAAACGTTCCAGCTGCGGCAGGACAAGAAACGGCTGCAAGAGGACAACGCTCGTTTGCAAACGGGTATGGCACATGCGAAGGATCAAACTGAACAGCACAAATCGGAGCTGGAACAGCTACAACTTAGCGCCAAGGAGCTGAAGGACCAAAATGGAGATTTGCTAGACGAAATTCAGATGCTGCGAAGAATAATAAGCGATCTGAAAGAGCGGCTGGAGGAGAGCGAATGGAACCTATGCCAGAAGAATGGGGAGGTAGCGCTGATGAAAACTCAACTCAAGGATGCACAG GCTGAAATATCCACGAAAGATCACGAAATTGTGCAGCTCAAAGCGGACATGAAACTGCAAAACTATGATGATATCAGTTTAAAGAAGTCAGAG ATAAAGAAGGAGTTGGACTTTGATCTGGAAATTTCACAACTGAATCGCATCGTGATCTTTAAGGATCAGATCATTGTGCTGATGAACAACGAAATACAAAAGTTACGCAAGGAACTGTCCGATATTTCGATACTGCGAGGCTATGAGGGTGCACCTACCGGTCGGTACACTCGGTACAAGAAGAAACTTGAGCTTGTggcgcaaaaattcgaggatcCAGATCGTCCGCGCAACGatagcaacaataacaaccaTCAGAccacaaacagcaacagcagtaaaaAAGCACTCCAGGGTCCAGACTCTTCGGACGGGGAACGAAGCGAAGGCAAAGCAGCATCCCCATCGGCGGTGATCTCCAGCAGTGATATCATAAGAAACTatttcaacagcaacagccaaCTCGAGATGAACAAGAAACTGTTCCTGAGCTCCCAGATCTGCAACTACTCCGACGAGGACAAGTCAAACATTATCGATGCGTATGGTAGCGGCAAGCAGGTCGACATGGCGGAAATTACGCTTGATTTAAGCAGCTTGCTTCCAAACGCTTTGACCGTGGTGACGCAAACTCCAGCAGAGGAGATAACGGGCCCCGTTGCGGACAGCTATCATCAGCACAGCTCATCCGATGATGACTACAAATCCATGACACCAACGCAGGAAGATCACGATCAACCTGAAGACGAGAAGGGCACGGCCATGTCTATGCAACCCATCGAATCAGTGGCTCTAAAGGTAGcaaaacggcagcagcaggatAGTGCAAGTGAGCTGGAAAGACTCAACCGTGAGCTAGCGTCCTGCCGGGAGTGTTTTGAGCAGGAGCGTGCGAAATGGGCAGACGAAAAGGAGAAGGTTCTAATCTACCAGCGTCAGTTGCAGAAGAATTATGTCGAAATGTGTAAGCGTACTCAGCAGCTCGAAGAGCAGCTTAAGACTGTACGGCTAGAGCTAGGTCATGACACGGTGGAGTCGACGAACGTAGAGCGTATGTAG
- the LOC126558516 gene encoding cathepsin B-like produces MQLQLVVALSLLAASLVSATERHGQDPFNDEFLRRVLARARSWKPDTNFQSNVHFHAFRSLKGIGESRTGFKVPIRRYEYVYDIEIPESFDARDHWPNCDSLREIRNQGTCGSCWAVAAASVMSDRVCIHSNATLNVALAAEDLMGCCADCGNGCNGGFLDGTSFQYWVDAGLVSGGAYNSTDGCKPYPFKPCEYPFHECHVEVSPKCTHHCHDGADRHYSKDKLFGQVAYSVPMDERVIRYEIMTNGPVEAGFDVYEDVLLYKSGVYRHVYGEKIGKHAVRIIGWGREGGLPYWLIANSYGDDWGDHGYFKFVRGSNHLGIESKIITGLPLI; encoded by the coding sequence atgcaattacaGTTGGTAGTAGCGTTGTCGCTACTAGCGGCCAGCCTTGTGTCGGCAACCGAGCGCCATGGTCAGGATCCTTTCAACGATGAATTTTTACGCCGAGTGCTTGCACGTGCCCGTAGCTGGAAACCCGACACAAACTTCCAATCAAACGTCCACTTCCATGCGTTTCGATCGCTGAAGGGGATCGGGGAGAGTCGAACCGGATTCAAGGTACCGATCAGACGGTACGAATATGTGTACGATATCGAAATTCCCGAGTCGTTCgatgcacgtgaccattggcCGAACTGTGATTCGCTGCGTGAAATCCGTAACCAGGGTACGTGTGGTTCTTGTTGGGCCGTTGCAGCGGCTAGTGTAATGTCCGACCGAGTCTGCATCCACTCGAACGCGACCCTCAACGTGGCACTGGCTGCCGAAGATCTGATGGGATGCTGTGCCGACTGTGGCAATGGGTGTAATGGTGGTTTTCTCGATGGAACCAGCTTTCAGTACTGGGTGGATGCGGGCTTGGTGAGTGGCGGTGCGTACAATTCGACGGATGGTTGTAAACCGTATCCTTTTAAGCCGTGCGAATATCCATTCCACGAGTGTCACGTGGAGGTATCGCCCAAATGTACGCATCACTGTCACGATGGCGCTGACCGGCACTATTCGAAGGATAAACTATTTGGTCAGGTAGCGTACAGTGTACCGATGGATGAACGCGTGATACGGTACGAAATTATGACCAATGGACCGGTGGAAGCAGGGTTCGATGTGTACGAAGATGTGCTGCTGTACAAGTCGGGCGTTTATCGACACGTGTACGGGGAAAAGATCGGAAAGCACGCGGTGCGCATTATAGGTTGGGGCAGAGAAGGTGGTTTGCCGTACTGGCTGATCGCAAACTCGTACGGCGATGATTGGGGAGATCATGGGTACTTTAAGTTTGTGCGAGGATCGAACCATTTGGGAATTGAGTCGAAGATCATCACTGGTCTACCGTTGATCTGA
- the LOC126558519 gene encoding very-long-chain 3-oxoacyl-CoA reductase, with protein sequence MVTVSSVLGSTSAVLVSLFILRKVFPWIYQNLIGPKVFGCRINLKKTGEWALITGATDGIGKAYAQALARKGLNIILVSRTLSKLQDVAKEIETEFKVRTMVIAADFTSGGEIYEQIQRQIQNMEIGVLVNNVGMSYANPEYLLELPDNEKLIKNLLSCNILSVTRMCQLVMPGMVKRHAGVVINISSLSAVIPAPLLTVYSASKAYMDKFSEDLASEYAKHNIVVQSVLPGPVATNMSKIRKSTWMACSPKVFVASAISTLGHTRQTTGYFPHALLELAINMLSFVSPRLMEKLTINTMQNIRARAMKKSTTRSSTAAPSGEATTLTGSSS encoded by the exons ATGGTCACCGTATCGAGCGTTCTTGGCAGTACCAGCGCCGTCCTGGTGTCGCTGTTCATATTGCGCAAGGTGTTTCCCTGGATTTATCAAAACCTTATCGGACCAAAGGTGTTCGGTTGCCGCATTAATCTGAAAAAGACTGGCGAATGGGCCC TCATCACAGGTGCAACCGATGGCATAGGAAAAGCGTACGCTCAAGCG CTTGCCCGCAAGGGACTCAACATTATTTTGGTCAGTCGAACCCTTTCAAAGCTACAGGATGTGGCTAAAGAAATTG AAACGGAATTCAAAGTGCGCACGATGGTTATTGCCGCCGACTTTACTAGCGGTGGAGAAATCTACGAACAAATCCAGCGACAAATCCAGAATATGGAAATCGGTGTGTTGGTGAACAATGTCGGCATGAGCTATGCGAACCCGGAATACCTGCTGGAACTGCCGGACAACGAAAAGCTGATTAAGAATCTGCTCAGCTGCAACATTCTGTCGGTGACGCGCATGTGTCAGTTAGTTATGCCCGGCATGGTAAAACGGCACGCAGGTGTTGTGATCAACATTTCATCACTGTCCGCCGTCATTCCGGCCCCACTGCTGACCGTATACTCTGCCTCGAAAGCATACATGGACAAATTTTCCGAAGATCTTGCCTCTGAGTACGCGAAACATAATATAGTGGTACAATCGGTACTACCCGGCCCGGTAGCTACCAATATGTCAAAGATTCGGAAGAGTACCTGGATGGCCTGTTCGCCTAAAGTGTTTGTGGCTAGCGCGATCAGCACGCTTGGTCACACGCGTCAAACCACAGGTTACTTTCCACACGCTCTACTAGAGCTAGCGATCAATATGTTGAGCTTCGTTTCACCACGCTTGATGGAAAAGCTCACCATCAATACGATGCAAAATATTCGGGCCCGTGCAATGAAGAAGTCCACTACCCGATCATCAACAGCCGCCCCTTCGGGAGAAGCTACGACCCTTACTGGTTCGtcttcgtaa
- the LOC126567255 gene encoding uncharacterized protein LOC126567255, which yields MAANVGAKIFRDFFRDSPCRMAYLLKPVEASAPRLLSSKIVVRPKTAPNPRINRTTDASSVSLVSARPVSRFDRYVEPATISKPSTVLSKQPCPPCAKIKKNSTTDSKSVRKDTSKKHRTSSSGSVGQPKILNTVQKRDPQPRKPGCKVCLPNDPTGFLLSEIDHIRDRILDRPDSISCRQAIALAQDIRNRVDAIVLPAGSNGERETRVKFIGGRVESFGKIPDQKRRSITDTDRNVKRAKIVLDKKVTSSPLGGWMRFEEERKDIKHERS from the exons ATGGCTGCCAATGTGGGTGCTAAAATTTTCCGTGATTTTTTTCGGGACAGTCCCTGTCGGATG GCATATCTTTTGAAACCCGTGGAAGCTTCTGCACCGAGACTATTGTCCAGCAAAATTGTTGTGCGGCCAAAGACAGCTCCAAATCCTCGGATAAATCGAACAACCGATGCATCCTCAGTGTCTCTGGTGTCAGCAAGACCAGTTTCACGATTTGATCGGTACGTAGAACCGGCGACCATATCGAAACCCTCTACCGTTTTATCAAAGCAACCATGTCCACCGtgtgcaaaaattaaaaagaattcaACGACGGATTCGAAATCTGTGCGCAAGGATACCTCCAAGAAGCACCGTACCTCCAGTTCCGGTAGCGTTGGACAACCAAAAATACTGAACACAGTTCAGAAACGTGACCCGCAGCCAAGAAAACCGGGCTGCAAAGTGTGCTTACCGAACGATCCGACAGGATTTTTGCTAAGCGAAATCGATCACATTCGGGACCGTATTTTGGATCGTCCGGATAGTATCAGCTGTCGACAGGCGATTGCACTGGCTCAAGATATACGAAACCGGGTTGATGCTATTGTTCTTCCGGCGGGAAGTAATGGTGAGCGTGAGACGCGTGTAAAGTTTATCGGTGGTCGTGTGGAAAGCTTTGGAAAGATTCCGGATCAGAAGCGAAGATCGATAACGGATACGGATCGTAATGTTAAGCGGGCGAAAATTGTTCTCGACAAGAAGGTTACATCGTCACCGTTAGGTGGTTGGATGCGTTTCGAAGAGGAACGCAAGGATATCAAACATGAACGATCATGA